From the Brevibacillus choshinensis genome, one window contains:
- a CDS encoding RNA polymerase sigma factor sigma-70 region 4 domain-containing protein → MNQQVYEKMGRFRQKVIRLVYVENKSIYETAIACGCTAEKVKQVMKKWKALSRNEVLTLPPTDEQ, encoded by the coding sequence ATGAATCAACAAGTTTATGAAAAAATGGGGCGTTTCCGTCAGAAAGTGATTCGGCTTGTCTATGTGGAGAACAAATCCATATACGAAACGGCCATCGCTTGCGGATGCACAGCAGAAAAAGTAAAGCAGGTCATGAAAAAGTGGAAAGCACTATCACGCAATGAAGTTTTAACCCTACCGCCTACAGACGAACAATAA
- a CDS encoding D-alanine--D-alanine ligase has product MGNEKIRLGIIYGGKSSEHEVSLRTALSIMKAVDANRYEVTPIYVQLDGSWVKGDAIAGQLPERIDALRLSSGSPDENTEISSTGRQMIPSSKPASLFSIGQQVDVIFPVVHGPNGEDGTIQGMLELANLPYVGAGVMASAVGMDKWMMKTVFAQTGLPQVKYVGLLRSQWENNREGTMDRIEHELGYPCFVKPANMGSSVGVNKAKNREELATALNVAAKFDRRLIVEEFVSARELEIGVLGNEEMITSVVGEIIAAKEFYDYEAKYKGAGTELAIPAMVPEHVSEQIADVAKKAFQALDGSGLSRVDFFWDEKNDKLYINEVNTMPGFTPFSMYPMLFQAAGISYSELIDRLVQLGIERHADKQRNIVDAEELE; this is encoded by the coding sequence ATGGGAAACGAGAAGATTCGTCTAGGTATTATTTACGGTGGGAAATCCTCGGAGCATGAGGTTTCATTGCGTACGGCCTTGTCCATTATGAAGGCGGTGGACGCAAATAGATACGAAGTGACTCCTATTTACGTCCAGCTCGATGGCTCATGGGTGAAAGGGGATGCGATCGCCGGACAATTGCCGGAACGAATCGATGCGCTACGGCTGTCATCAGGAAGCCCAGACGAAAACACAGAGATAAGCTCAACAGGACGGCAAATGATTCCTTCCTCCAAGCCAGCTTCCCTGTTTTCAATCGGTCAACAGGTAGATGTGATCTTTCCGGTTGTTCACGGACCAAACGGAGAAGACGGCACCATCCAAGGCATGCTGGAATTGGCAAATCTACCGTATGTAGGAGCAGGTGTCATGGCTTCTGCAGTCGGTATGGACAAATGGATGATGAAAACGGTCTTTGCCCAAACAGGATTGCCTCAGGTAAAGTATGTGGGTCTGCTGCGTTCGCAATGGGAGAATAATCGGGAAGGTACCATGGACCGGATCGAGCATGAGCTCGGCTACCCTTGCTTTGTAAAGCCAGCTAATATGGGTTCCAGTGTAGGAGTCAATAAAGCGAAGAATCGGGAAGAATTGGCGACGGCACTCAATGTTGCCGCAAAATTTGACCGTCGATTGATTGTAGAAGAGTTTGTGAGCGCCCGCGAGCTGGAGATTGGTGTCCTCGGAAATGAAGAGATGATTACATCGGTAGTCGGCGAAATCATCGCAGCCAAAGAATTCTACGATTATGAAGCCAAGTACAAAGGTGCTGGCACAGAGCTGGCTATTCCAGCTATGGTACCGGAACATGTATCGGAACAAATCGCTGATGTCGCGAAGAAAGCATTTCAGGCGTTGGACGGCTCAGGTCTCTCCCGCGTTGACTTTTTCTGGGATGAGAAAAACGACAAGCTGTACATCAATGAAGTCAACACCATGCCTGGCTTTACCCCGTTCAGTATGTATCCCATGCTGTTTCAGGCAGCGGGTATCAGCTATAGCGAACTGATCGATAGATTGGTGCAACTGGGTATCGAGCGACACGCAGACAAACAGCGTAATATCGTGGATGCCGAAGAGTTGGAATAG
- a CDS encoding histidine triad nucleotide-binding protein, whose amino-acid sequence MEKSIFTRIMDGEIPARVEYEDEQVIVIHDIAPKAPVHLLIIPRKPIATLMDVQTEDLPLIGHIHVVAQKLANQLGLKGFRLINNCGKEGGQEVFHIHYHLLAGFQEEK is encoded by the coding sequence ATGGAAAAAAGTATTTTCACGAGAATAATGGACGGTGAGATCCCTGCACGTGTAGAATACGAAGACGAGCAGGTCATCGTCATTCACGACATCGCTCCAAAAGCTCCCGTACATCTGTTGATCATTCCGCGCAAACCAATCGCGACATTGATGGATGTACAGACAGAGGATTTGCCCTTGATCGGCCATATTCATGTGGTTGCTCAAAAGCTAGCGAATCAGCTGGGACTGAAAGGTTTCCGCCTGATCAACAACTGCGGCAAAGAAGGTGGACAGGAAGTTTTCCACATTCATTATCATCTTCTTGCAGGCTTTCAGGAAGAAAAATGA
- a CDS encoding NfeD family protein → MNTARPAIRPLRVMLSLLSLLTGLMMLVSGQTASAATYQKAFWIPVDNTIERGLESFLKRAFLEAEQQQADLVILDINTPGGEVNAAGEIGQLIRQAPMHVVAYIDNQAFSAGTYIALNANEIVMTPGSSMGAATPIDMAGNAADVKVISAWSKQMQSAAKLNDRNPDVARAMVEIDTDFPGLKGKGTVLSLDALTAEKVGYADRVVAGKDELLSKLGVKSDAVQKIEPTAGERVARWVTSPVIMSLLLVIGLVGIVVELFAPGFGVAGTISLVSFGLYFFGHFVAGFANWLHIALFIIGIFLMIMEIFLPGGIVGAIGFISIVTGLVMAAYDTQQGLASLGIAVVITVIITVLLVKRFGVKGLFNKFILGDTQRNEEGYVAPKDQRDLLHKEGIALTPLRPAGMVKVDGKRVDAVSMGGFVAAGTPIVVIQVEGTRVVVQEQEQKE, encoded by the coding sequence ATGAATACAGCACGGCCAGCAATACGTCCGTTGCGGGTTATGCTATCGCTGCTAAGCTTGCTGACGGGACTCATGATGCTTGTTTCGGGACAGACTGCATCCGCAGCGACCTATCAAAAAGCGTTTTGGATTCCCGTGGATAATACGATTGAGAGAGGCTTAGAGAGCTTTCTGAAGCGGGCTTTTTTAGAAGCGGAGCAGCAGCAAGCTGATCTTGTCATCCTGGATATCAACACGCCAGGGGGAGAAGTGAATGCGGCTGGAGAGATCGGACAGCTCATCCGACAAGCTCCGATGCATGTGGTCGCTTATATCGACAATCAAGCATTTTCAGCCGGGACTTACATCGCGTTGAATGCGAATGAAATTGTGATGACGCCAGGTAGCAGTATGGGAGCAGCGACACCGATTGATATGGCTGGGAATGCGGCAGATGTAAAAGTCATCTCTGCGTGGTCCAAGCAAATGCAAAGCGCTGCCAAGCTGAACGATCGCAATCCGGACGTCGCTCGTGCGATGGTGGAGATTGACACTGACTTTCCAGGGTTAAAGGGCAAAGGTACTGTGCTCTCACTGGATGCGCTTACAGCTGAAAAAGTCGGATACGCGGATCGGGTGGTTGCAGGTAAAGACGAATTGCTCAGTAAGCTAGGAGTAAAATCCGATGCGGTGCAGAAGATTGAACCGACAGCAGGTGAGCGCGTCGCCAGATGGGTTACCAGTCCGGTTATCATGAGTCTGCTGTTAGTGATTGGATTGGTTGGGATTGTAGTTGAGCTATTCGCACCCGGTTTTGGAGTTGCGGGTACGATTTCACTGGTATCATTTGGATTGTACTTCTTCGGTCACTTTGTCGCGGGTTTTGCCAACTGGCTGCACATCGCACTGTTCATCATAGGAATATTTTTGATGATCATGGAAATATTTTTGCCGGGTGGTATTGTCGGGGCCATTGGTTTCATCAGCATCGTCACGGGTTTGGTTATGGCGGCCTACGATACGCAGCAGGGACTTGCATCTTTGGGAATTGCCGTTGTCATTACGGTGATCATCACAGTCCTGCTAGTGAAACGATTTGGGGTGAAGGGGTTGTTCAATAAATTCATTCTTGGAGACACCCAACGAAACGAAGAAGGCTACGTAGCACCAAAAGACCAGCGAGATCTTTTGCACAAAGAAGGGATTGCCCTTACACCATTACGTCCTGCCGGTATGGTTAAGGTAGATGGCAAGAGAGTAGACGCCGTGAGCATGGGTGGCTTTGTGGCTGCAGGTACGCCTATTGTCGTCATTCAGGTAGAAGGCACGCGCGTCGTCGTGCAGGAACAAGAACAGAAGGAGTGA
- a CDS encoding GatB/YqeY domain-containing protein has product MSVMERLDQDMKQAMKDRAALKLSVIRMVKAALKNEEINKGRLLSDDEVLTILTRELKQRRESLHEFEKAGRVDLASKAREEIDVLAAYLPAQLSEQEVRDIVREAIVATNASSKKEMGKVMGAIMPKVKGRADGNLVQKIVSEELPS; this is encoded by the coding sequence ATGAGTGTAATGGAGCGACTCGATCAAGATATGAAGCAAGCAATGAAGGACAGAGCTGCTCTGAAACTCTCTGTTATTCGCATGGTGAAAGCCGCGTTAAAGAACGAAGAGATTAACAAAGGCAGACTTCTGTCTGACGACGAAGTGCTGACCATCTTGACTCGTGAGTTAAAACAACGCCGTGAATCCCTCCACGAATTTGAAAAGGCAGGCCGCGTGGACCTCGCCTCGAAAGCGCGCGAAGAGATCGACGTGCTCGCCGCTTACTTACCCGCTCAGCTTAGCGAACAAGAAGTTCGTGATATCGTTCGGGAAGCTATTGTAGCCACGAATGCCTCCTCTAAAAAAGAGATGGGCAAAGTAATGGGTGCAATCATGCCGAAAGTGAAAGGCAGAGCAGACGGAAACCTCGTGCAAAAGATTGTATCTGAGGAACTACCATCGTAG
- a CDS encoding Na/Pi cotransporter family protein, with protein MIVSILAPFTFGLSFFLFGMYAMRTGFQNLAGKKMEQWMARFTRTPIHSFWMGLLATFVLQSSSAVTVLTIGLTNAGIIQFSQTVGIILGTNLGTTVTTELIALKLESFAIPMLLIGVALWLMPRRNIRCTGLVVAGFGLIFLGIDTLKLMAAPLEQSETFRSLFLESSHSIGVGLLTGIIFTGLIHSGSATTVITMGLLAHNVLSMETALAIVLGANIGTCFTAVIASIGTNTASKQVAWCHTLFNVAGALAFLPFLPQLAQVSAFLTANPSMQIAHSQTIFNLVCSLVALPFTSQIARFIQWLIPDKRNPSKRVKI; from the coding sequence GTGATCGTGTCCATCCTCGCCCCGTTCACTTTTGGGCTCAGTTTTTTTCTGTTCGGTATGTATGCCATGAGGACCGGCTTTCAAAATCTTGCCGGCAAAAAAATGGAACAGTGGATGGCACGCTTTACCCGAACGCCGATCCACAGCTTTTGGATGGGGCTGTTAGCCACCTTTGTCTTGCAAAGCTCCAGCGCCGTGACTGTACTCACTATCGGACTAACCAATGCAGGTATTATCCAGTTTTCGCAGACGGTCGGAATTATCCTCGGAACGAATCTGGGAACGACGGTCACGACGGAGCTGATCGCCCTCAAGCTGGAATCGTTCGCGATCCCTATGCTGCTCATTGGGGTAGCACTTTGGCTCATGCCCCGGCGCAATATTCGCTGCACCGGCCTCGTGGTCGCGGGATTTGGGCTGATTTTTCTCGGCATCGACACCTTGAAGCTGATGGCGGCACCATTGGAACAATCCGAAACCTTTCGATCCTTGTTTCTGGAGAGCAGCCATTCGATCGGAGTAGGACTGCTGACAGGGATCATTTTTACCGGATTGATTCATAGTGGATCAGCTACGACCGTCATTACGATGGGACTTCTCGCCCACAACGTCCTCTCTATGGAGACTGCATTGGCCATCGTGTTGGGAGCCAATATCGGCACTTGCTTCACAGCCGTCATCGCGAGTATCGGTACGAATACAGCCTCCAAGCAGGTCGCCTGGTGCCATACGTTGTTTAATGTTGCGGGAGCCCTTGCCTTTTTACCTTTTCTTCCACAGCTTGCCCAGGTCAGTGCCTTTTTAACGGCGAATCCTTCTATGCAAATCGCCCATTCCCAAACCATTTTCAATCTAGTTTGTTCGTTGGTCGCACTGCCGTTTACCAGCCAAATCGCCAGGTTCATTCAGTGGCTCATTCCGGACAAGCGAAACCCGTCCAAGCGTGTAAAAATTTAA
- a CDS encoding TolB-like translocation protein, with protein sequence MKRLLLVSILTLGLLGSVLPSGTQANGQSEQPTHEPSVIYQITADGKSKKVVAQMPYMHRGAISPSGRYVYTERIGYGKDDPTVPYLYNIQTKKLTQLSGFAKWSPKQDTLYIQERGGIIRVNPADGTKTVLVQAVPQYPVLDFLVSPDEQYMAFSRKNEKSGDASQATHLYLQHLPTRKMKINDRYAWELTAYRGIEQFYWLPTSKKLFYRTKDAYKELDLPTGLKYVHKLYAFPSYSMDMKYRYVLASNEEYLLDLQSGKKVMLQKEPQMIMEGQLDTISWSPAGHQFAAEQFFRPSNSQDSYMMLRYYREAPGFLLPFGGVGLSDYSPYLNKKANVRLIGWAKDGKSFYVADWASIYSSDFSPEKLDPYLQVMEK encoded by the coding sequence GTGAAACGATTACTACTTGTATCTATACTTACCCTTGGTTTGCTTGGTTCGGTACTTCCATCGGGGACGCAGGCGAACGGACAGTCTGAACAACCGACCCACGAACCTTCTGTTATCTATCAGATCACAGCGGATGGAAAGTCAAAGAAAGTCGTGGCCCAAATGCCGTACATGCATAGAGGGGCTATATCGCCATCAGGACGCTATGTCTATACCGAACGCATCGGCTATGGGAAGGATGACCCTACGGTGCCGTATTTGTACAACATTCAGACCAAAAAGCTCACACAGCTGAGCGGTTTTGCCAAATGGTCTCCAAAACAGGACACCCTTTATATTCAGGAAAGAGGGGGAATCATCCGAGTCAATCCTGCAGATGGAACGAAGACTGTGCTGGTACAAGCTGTCCCACAGTATCCGGTGCTCGATTTTCTTGTGTCGCCGGACGAACAGTATATGGCCTTTTCCAGAAAAAATGAAAAAAGCGGGGACGCTAGCCAAGCGACGCATCTCTACCTGCAGCACTTGCCTACGAGAAAAATGAAAATCAATGACCGCTATGCATGGGAACTGACTGCATATAGAGGGATTGAGCAATTTTACTGGCTTCCCACCTCGAAAAAGCTGTTCTATCGGACCAAGGATGCGTACAAGGAGCTGGATCTTCCGACTGGATTGAAGTATGTACACAAGCTGTATGCATTTCCTTCGTATTCGATGGACATGAAGTATCGGTATGTGCTCGCATCTAACGAAGAATATCTATTGGATCTGCAATCAGGGAAAAAGGTGATGTTGCAAAAAGAGCCGCAGATGATCATGGAAGGGCAATTGGATACCATCTCCTGGTCGCCAGCTGGTCACCAGTTTGCGGCAGAACAATTTTTTCGGCCTTCCAATAGCCAAGATTCCTATATGATGCTTCGGTACTATCGAGAAGCTCCAGGTTTCCTGCTTCCATTTGGGGGAGTGGGACTGAGTGATTACAGTCCATATCTGAACAAAAAAGCCAACGTCCGACTGATCGGCTGGGCAAAAGACGGAAAATCATTCTACGTTGCGGACTGGGCTTCCATTTACAGCTCGGATTTCTCTCCGGAAAAGCTCGACCCCTACCTACAAGTTATGGAGAAATAA
- the rpsU gene encoding 30S ribosomal protein S21: protein MAEIRVKKNESLDSALRRFKRESAKSGVMAELRKRRHFEKPSIKRKKKSEAARKRKF, encoded by the coding sequence ATGGCAGAAATTCGAGTCAAGAAAAACGAGTCTTTGGATAGCGCACTTCGCCGCTTCAAGCGTGAGAGCGCAAAATCCGGGGTGATGGCGGAACTCCGTAAACGTCGCCACTTTGAGAAGCCAAGCATTAAACGCAAGAAGAAATCCGAAGCAGCACGCAAACGTAAGTTTTAA
- a CDS encoding class I SAM-dependent rRNA methyltransferase, with protein sequence MARVLLNQHRKKRLESGHPWIFQSEVLEIQGDVLPGEIVEVTNHKGHFLAKGYINPASQMIVRILSFDPNEEIDYDFFLRKIRQAAEFRNRFVDNPRACRVIYGEADFLPGLIVDRYDGVLVVQVLSLGIEQRLDWIRDALVEVFAPEGIYLRNDVPVRKLEGLEQGQGVLYGECPREVLIEENGLKYYVDIVEGQKTGFFYDQRENRASIAPLMKGWGEKHGISLQPVDVDGEQMVVPVDKRGKVIKNPFWDGAEVLECFTHTGSFTLNACKHGAKKVTALDISEHAIETAKRNITLNGFLHRVDFVVANAFDYLRENVEAGRNWDVVILDPPAFAKSRGAVKGAIRGYKDINLNGLKLVRPGGFLVTASCSYHMSPELFLDTIQEAAVDAKKILRLIEWRGAGKDHPQITGADEAHYLKFAIFEVRDRK encoded by the coding sequence GTGGCGAGAGTATTATTGAATCAACATCGAAAAAAACGACTAGAATCCGGTCATCCGTGGATATTTCAGTCAGAAGTACTGGAGATTCAGGGAGACGTATTACCGGGAGAAATCGTGGAAGTTACCAATCACAAAGGACATTTCCTCGCGAAGGGCTACATCAATCCAGCCTCTCAAATGATCGTCCGCATTTTGAGCTTTGACCCGAATGAAGAGATCGACTATGATTTTTTCCTTCGTAAAATTCGGCAGGCAGCAGAATTCCGTAACCGCTTTGTGGACAACCCACGCGCGTGCAGGGTGATTTATGGAGAAGCGGACTTTTTGCCCGGTCTGATTGTTGACCGTTATGATGGCGTGCTGGTCGTGCAAGTGCTCTCTCTCGGAATCGAGCAACGCCTGGACTGGATTCGCGACGCGCTGGTGGAAGTATTTGCGCCAGAAGGCATTTATTTGCGTAATGATGTGCCTGTGCGCAAGCTGGAAGGGCTGGAGCAAGGTCAGGGCGTCCTGTACGGAGAATGCCCTCGTGAGGTCTTGATCGAGGAAAACGGACTAAAGTACTACGTGGATATCGTCGAAGGACAAAAGACCGGATTTTTCTACGATCAGCGAGAAAACCGCGCTTCTATCGCCCCGTTGATGAAAGGCTGGGGAGAAAAGCATGGCATCTCGTTGCAACCCGTCGACGTCGATGGAGAGCAAATGGTGGTGCCAGTCGACAAAAGAGGGAAAGTGATCAAAAATCCGTTCTGGGATGGCGCTGAGGTATTGGAGTGCTTTACCCATACAGGCTCGTTCACACTCAACGCCTGCAAGCACGGGGCGAAAAAAGTCACTGCACTCGATATATCCGAGCATGCCATCGAAACAGCAAAGCGCAATATCACGTTGAATGGCTTTTTGCATCGTGTCGACTTTGTGGTAGCCAATGCATTTGATTACCTGCGTGAAAATGTAGAGGCAGGACGCAACTGGGATGTCGTCATCCTCGACCCACCTGCTTTTGCCAAATCGCGTGGAGCAGTAAAAGGCGCAATCCGAGGTTACAAAGATATCAACCTGAACGGATTGAAGCTAGTTCGTCCGGGAGGCTTCCTGGTGACAGCCTCGTGCTCGTACCACATGTCTCCCGAGCTGTTCCTCGACACGATTCAAGAGGCAGCGGTAGACGCGAAAAAGATTCTTCGCCTGATCGAATGGCGGGGAGCAGGAAAAGACCACCCGCAGATTACTGGAGCAGATGAGGCTCATTACTTGAAGTTTGCGATCTTCGAGGTGCGGGATCGGAAGTAG
- a CDS encoding UDP-N-acetylmuramoyl-tripeptide--D-alanyl-D-alanine ligase: MKPIALEHAAIKAEGLVRAGDPDLQLTAVHFDTRQLAEGSLFVALTGGARDGHDFLLQAAEQGAVAAVISDENKVPQGLPQGFGLILVNDTERAFQKLAAGYRRELSIPHIAVTGSIGKTTVKDIIAHVLESHFPVYKTYKNLNNHLGVPYSLLQIEEHHQAAVLEMGMNHAGEIDLIASLAKPEISVITYIGDSHMEFFGSREKIALAKAELLPHTSPDGLVLLNGDSEYLRMIAHLYPGEVAYYSVEGPADIWAEEIRSDEDGMHFTVCFASGERFPAFLPLFGKHSVLNALPAVAIAKRLGMSVTQIADALSTVKLSAMRFEQVNSTHGALYISDAYNASPTSMEAAIGTFADLFPERQKVLVLADMYELGPDSDDMHAQVGAFANALRNRFSMLLTVGEHSRHISDAYEGKKLHVATKDEAVAALLPLRDENHAFLFKASRGMELWTVITDLEQQP, translated from the coding sequence ATGAAACCAATCGCATTGGAACATGCGGCCATAAAAGCGGAAGGGCTGGTGCGAGCAGGTGATCCTGACTTGCAGTTGACTGCCGTTCACTTTGACACGCGCCAGTTAGCAGAAGGATCGCTGTTTGTTGCGTTGACCGGCGGAGCCCGTGACGGCCATGACTTTCTCCTCCAAGCGGCCGAGCAAGGCGCCGTCGCAGCGGTTATTTCAGATGAAAATAAAGTTCCGCAGGGCTTGCCACAGGGATTTGGACTGATTCTGGTCAATGACACCGAACGTGCTTTTCAAAAGCTGGCTGCCGGGTATCGGAGAGAGCTTTCGATTCCGCACATTGCCGTTACGGGAAGCATCGGAAAAACGACCGTGAAGGATATCATTGCACACGTACTTGAGAGCCATTTCCCCGTTTATAAAACGTACAAAAACTTGAATAATCATTTGGGCGTGCCCTATTCTCTCCTGCAAATCGAGGAGCATCACCAGGCAGCTGTATTGGAGATGGGGATGAATCACGCAGGGGAAATTGATCTGATTGCTTCCCTTGCTAAGCCCGAAATCAGCGTCATCACCTACATAGGGGATTCTCACATGGAGTTCTTTGGTTCAAGGGAGAAAATTGCCCTCGCCAAAGCAGAGCTCCTCCCTCACACTTCCCCAGACGGGCTCGTTCTCTTGAACGGCGACTCCGAATATTTGCGTATGATTGCCCATCTGTATCCGGGCGAGGTCGCCTATTATTCGGTGGAAGGTCCGGCTGATATCTGGGCAGAAGAGATCCGCTCTGACGAAGACGGCATGCATTTTACCGTGTGCTTTGCCTCAGGAGAGCGTTTTCCCGCCTTCCTGCCCTTGTTCGGAAAGCATAGCGTCCTAAATGCCCTGCCAGCTGTAGCAATCGCCAAACGGTTGGGAATGTCCGTGACACAAATCGCAGACGCACTCTCGACAGTAAAGCTCTCCGCCATGCGGTTTGAGCAGGTGAACTCCACTCATGGGGCCCTTTACATCAGTGACGCTTACAATGCCAGTCCGACCTCCATGGAAGCGGCGATCGGTACGTTTGCGGATCTGTTCCCTGAACGACAAAAGGTATTAGTTCTGGCCGACATGTATGAACTAGGCCCTGATAGTGACGACATGCATGCTCAAGTAGGAGCATTTGCAAACGCTCTGCGCAATCGTTTTTCCATGCTCCTGACGGTCGGGGAGCATTCCCGCCATATCAGCGATGCTTACGAAGGTAAGAAGCTCCACGTTGCCACTAAGGACGAGGCAGTAGCCGCTTTGCTCCCTTTACGCGACGAGAATCATGCATTTCTGTTTAAAGCTTCACGCGGTATGGAGCTGTGGACTGTCATCACTGATCTGGAACAACAACCGTAA
- a CDS encoding LrgB family protein: protein MLSQLFAIIVTIAGYKGATSITSRFPRLQPLIVAVLLVWLMWWLFSGDWESFSAGGQWISFWLGPATVALAVPLAKQIREFAHIWKGVLLGVAVGCAVAILTVYVIHWCLDSDELLVKSMLSKSVTTPIALELSRSVGGVPALTAFFTALTGMIGVLIARPVLKWGGIREDWAIGIAVGTSAHAIGTASLNRISSVQTAASSVAMIVAGVITSIYLIPFSF, encoded by the coding sequence ATGCTTAGTCAACTGTTCGCCATTATCGTTACGATCGCCGGGTACAAAGGCGCGACATCGATTACATCCCGCTTTCCTCGCTTACAACCACTCATTGTAGCTGTCCTGCTCGTTTGGCTGATGTGGTGGCTATTCAGTGGCGACTGGGAGTCGTTCTCCGCAGGAGGTCAGTGGATCTCTTTCTGGCTCGGTCCAGCTACCGTTGCGCTCGCGGTCCCTTTGGCAAAACAAATCAGAGAGTTTGCTCATATCTGGAAAGGTGTCCTGCTAGGTGTGGCCGTTGGTTGTGCGGTTGCGATCCTCACTGTTTACGTTATACACTGGTGCCTGGACTCTGATGAACTACTCGTCAAAAGCATGCTGAGTAAATCCGTTACCACTCCCATCGCATTGGAGCTCTCTCGCTCTGTGGGGGGTGTGCCTGCATTGACTGCCTTTTTCACGGCATTGACAGGAATGATCGGCGTCCTTATCGCACGACCTGTCCTGAAATGGGGCGGTATACGAGAAGACTGGGCGATTGGGATTGCAGTAGGCACAAGTGCACATGCCATCGGTACCGCTAGCCTGAATCGGATCTCCTCTGTCCAGACGGCTGCTTCCAGTGTTGCGATGATTGTGGCAGGAGTCATTACCTCGATCTATCTGATTCCATTTTCTTTTTAA
- the floA gene encoding flotillin-like protein FloA (flotillin-like protein involved in membrane lipid rafts), with amino-acid sequence MLESGLIPLIFMVAVAIVVLSIFFSFVPVMLWISALASGVRIGIITLVAMRLRRVIPSRIVNPLIKARKAGLELDTNQLESHYLAGGNVDRVVDALVAAQRADIPLGFERAAAIDLAGRDVLEAVQMSVNPKVIETPIVAAMAKDGIELRTKAKVTVRANIDRLVGGAGEETVIARVGEGIVSTIGSSNSHKDVLENPDLISKTVLNKGLDAGTAFEILSIDIADVDVGKNIGAQLQTDQAEADKRIAQAKAEERRAMAVAQEQEMKARVQEMKAKVVEAEAQVPLALAEALTSGKMGVMDYYNMQNIAADTQMRQSFGTPGDKQKNTPPNGQE; translated from the coding sequence ATGTTAGAAAGCGGATTGATACCACTCATTTTTATGGTGGCAGTAGCCATTGTCGTCCTCTCCATATTCTTTTCGTTTGTTCCCGTCATGCTCTGGATTTCCGCATTGGCGTCAGGAGTGCGCATCGGGATCATCACATTGGTAGCAATGAGACTGCGCCGCGTTATTCCATCGCGGATTGTGAATCCATTGATCAAGGCGCGTAAAGCAGGTTTGGAGTTGGATACGAATCAACTGGAAAGTCACTACCTGGCCGGTGGTAACGTCGACCGTGTAGTAGATGCGCTGGTTGCCGCTCAGCGTGCTGACATTCCGCTCGGTTTTGAGCGTGCGGCTGCCATCGATTTGGCTGGTCGTGACGTGCTGGAAGCGGTGCAAATGAGTGTAAATCCAAAAGTAATCGAAACACCAATCGTAGCCGCGATGGCTAAAGACGGGATTGAGTTGCGTACAAAAGCGAAAGTAACAGTACGCGCGAATATTGACCGCCTAGTCGGTGGTGCGGGCGAAGAAACTGTTATTGCTCGCGTCGGAGAAGGGATTGTCTCGACAATCGGTTCGTCTAACAGCCACAAAGATGTGCTTGAAAACCCAGATCTGATCTCCAAAACAGTCTTGAACAAAGGATTGGATGCAGGGACGGCCTTTGAAATTCTGTCCATTGATATCGCGGACGTAGATGTCGGTAAAAACATTGGGGCACAGCTGCAAACGGACCAGGCGGAAGCGGATAAACGTATTGCCCAGGCGAAAGCGGAAGAACGTCGCGCAATGGCAGTAGCCCAAGAGCAGGAAATGAAAGCCCGCGTACAAGAGATGAAGGCGAAAGTAGTGGAAGCGGAAGCACAAGTACCGCTTGCACTCGCCGAAGCGCTGACCAGCGGAAAAATGGGAGTCATGGACTACTACAACATGCAGAACATTGCCGCTGACACGCAAATGCGTCAATCATTCGGTACTCCGGGCGACAAGCAAAAGAACACGCCGCCTAACGGACAGGAATAA
- the yqfC gene encoding sporulation protein YqfC → MKRWSRRLRQLAGGVLELPQDVVLEVPRITMIGHLQMYIENHRGVLHFSEKELRLLLTNGQMIVSGEQLVIRAILPEEVLLEGRIGGVKFLETGPQGS, encoded by the coding sequence ATGAAGCGTTGGAGCCGCCGTCTGCGCCAACTGGCGGGAGGGGTTTTGGAGCTGCCGCAAGATGTTGTCCTGGAAGTCCCGCGCATCACGATGATCGGCCATTTGCAAATGTACATAGAAAACCACCGCGGAGTTCTCCACTTCAGTGAAAAAGAGCTCCGCTTGCTGTTGACGAATGGACAGATGATCGTATCAGGAGAGCAGCTTGTCATCCGTGCGATCTTGCCTGAGGAGGTTCTGCTGGAAGGCAGAATCGGCGGCGTGAAGTTTCTGGAAACCGGGCCACAGGGCTCGTAA